A single genomic interval of Octopus bimaculoides isolate UCB-OBI-ISO-001 chromosome 22, ASM119413v2, whole genome shotgun sequence harbors:
- the LOC128250515 gene encoding uncharacterized protein LOC128250515, with protein MRRTLALLYIGVLISCASSQKQDRRMSDARPETDYDRFDGRGRYKRNSLCLNWQIPCKPNKNSPDNNCCKTQACVCNLLWRDCLCTHTVSRTNIVIHNYICLCICLLASCFYV; from the exons ATGAGAAGAACTCTTGCACTCCTCTACATCGGCGTACTCATTTCATGCGCCTCGTCGCAGAAGCAAG ATCGCAGAATGTCCGATGCTAGGCCAGAAACAGATTATGATCGTTTCGATGGAAG AGGCAGATATAAGAGAAATAGTTTGTGTTTGAATTGGCAGATTCCATGTAAACCCAATAAGAACAGTCCAGATAATAATTGCTGTAAAACTCAAGCTTGTGTATGTAACCTCCTATGGCGTGactgtttatgtacacacacagtttcaagaacaaatattgtaatacataattatatatgcttatgtatttgtttgttagcTTCTTGTTTTTATGTGTAG